The Misgurnus anguillicaudatus chromosome 21, ASM2758022v2, whole genome shotgun sequence genome includes a window with the following:
- the tspan3b gene encoding tetraspanin-3b has translation MGQCGVISSKTVLVFLNLIFWAAAGILCYIGAYVFITYDDYDHFFEDIYTFIPAMVIIAVGTLLFVIGFIGCCATIRESRCGLTTFSVVLLLVFATEVVVVVLGYIYRAKVEAVVNHSIQNVYNEYKGTNTDAPSRAIDYVQRQLHCCGIHNYSDWMNTRWFNESKNSSVPVSCCKPSISNCTGTLTRPGDLYPEGCEVLVVKKLKDIMLYVILAALTFAAIQMLGLLCACVVLCRRGHDPSYELLVNTGVDA, from the exons ATGGGACAATGTGGTGTTATTTCTTCGAAGACGGTTTTAGTCTTCCTCAATCTGATTTTTTGG GCTGCAGCAGGCATACTGTGCTACATTGGGGCCTATGTCTTCATCACATATGATGATTATGACCATTTCTTTGAGGATATCTACACCTTCATCCCTGCAATGGTGATAATTGCTGTTGGAACGCTTCTCTTTGTCATTGGATTTATTGGTTGCTGTGCCACCATCCGGGAAAGTCGCTGTGGTCTGACTACG TTTTCTGTGGTGCTGTTGCTGGTATTTGCCACTGAGGTGGTTGTCGTGGTGCTGGGCTATATTTACAGAGCTAAG GTGGAGGCTGTGGTGAATCATTCTATTCAAAATGTATATAATGAATATAAAGGCACCAACACAGACGCTCCCAGCAGGGCTATTGACTATGTGCAGAGGCAG CTTCACTGTTGTGGCATTCATAACTATTCAGATTGGATGAACACCCGCTGGTTTAACGAGTCCAAAAACAGCAGTGTTCCTGTGAGCTGCTGCAAACCCAGCATCAGTAATTGCACTGGGACATTAACACGTCCAGGAGACCTCTATCCAGAG GGCTGTGAAGTTCTTGTAGTAAAGAAGCTCAAAGACATTATGCTGTATGTCATACTTGCTGCATTGACATTTGCTGCCATTCAG ATGCTTGGACTGCTGTGTGCATGTGTGGTCCTTTGCCGCAGAGGTCATGACCCTTCATACGAGCTGCTTGTCAACACAGGTGTAGATGCCTGA
- the nmbb gene encoding neuromedin Bb, producing MSSFSVANLCHCGFFTYLVMFSFYVSITSSVSLDLTELRNKVAKIKVNPRGNLWATGHFMGKKSVEDTEQLPTQENAAMKAFEAALNPQQVEPADIFNEILKNALQTHIESQEISPKDRETALLMKILGNYIQGNRK from the exons ATGTCCAGTTTTAGTGTAGCTAATTTATGTCACTGTGGATTCTTCACATACCTTGTGATGTTCTCGTTTTACGTTTCTATAACGTCCTCTGTGAGCCTCGACTTGACTGAACTGAGAAACAAAGTTGCAAAAATCAAAGTTAACCCAAGAGGAAATTTATGGGCAACAG GTCATTTTATGGGGAAGAAAAGTGTTGAAGACACTGAACAATTGCCGACCCAGGAGAACGCTGCGATGAAAGCCTTCGAGGCGGCACTGAATCCACAACAGGTCGAGCCCGCGGATATCTTCAATGAAATACTGAAGAACGCACTTCAGACACACATCGAGTCGCAAGAGATCAGCCCCAAAGATCGG GAGACTGCACTATTAATGAAGATATTAGGCAACTACATCCAAGGCAACAGAAAATGA